DNA from Thermoleophilaceae bacterium:
GACCGTGACGAACACCGACCTCGCCGCAGCAGCCCAGCGGGCGCTCGCGGCGGCGGCCGCTGCCGGCGCCGACGAGGCAGAGGCCTGGTGCGAGGAGTCCACGAGTCGCCAGATCCGCGCCTACGACGGCGCGGTGGAGAGCCTCTCCGACGCAGGCGCCCGCGGCCTCGGACTGCGTGTGTTCGTGGGTGCCCGCGCCGGCTACGCCTACGGCACCGACCTCACCGGGGACGGGATGGACGGGCTCGCGCTGGCCGCGGTGGGCGCCGCGCGGGTGGCCGACGAGGACGAGCACGCCGGCCTGCCCGAGGAGCTCGGCACCACCGAAGTCGGCGGGCTCTCCTCGCCGGCGCTCGCGGACTGGAGCACGGAGCGCAAGGTGGAGCTGGCGCTTGAGGTGGAGCGGGCGGCGCGCGCGCACGCCGGCGTGTCCCAGGTGGAGGACAGCGTGTACGCCGACAGCGAGGGCCGCGTGGCACTCGCGAACTCACGCGGTTTCGCCGCAGGCTACGAGGCCACCGCGGCCTGGGCGTACTGCTCGGCCTTCGCGGGCGAGGGCGCCGACCTCATGACCGGCCTCGGCGTGGGCCTCGCGCGCGACCCCGGCGGGCTCGACCCGGCCGCGATCGGCGACGAGGCCGCCGAGCGTGCGCTCTCGCTGATGGGCGCGCGCCAACCCGAGAGCCGCCGCTGCCCGGTGGTGCTGGACGCGTTCGTCGCCGCCAGCTTTCTCGGCTTCATCGGCGGCATGGTCTCCGCGGACGCGGTGCAGCGCGGGCGCTCGCTGTTCGCGGACAAGGAGGGCGAGGAGATAGCTGCGCCAGAGCTGCGCCTCGCCGACGACGCCACCGATCCCGGCGGCCTCGAGAGCGCCCCCTTCGACGGCGAGGGCGCGCCGGCGCGGCGCACCGCGCTGATCGAGGACGGCCGGCTGGTCAGCTTCCTCTTCGACGCCCGCACGGCGCGCAAGGCGGGCCGCGCCAGCACTGGCAGCGCCGGGCGCGGGTCCTATCGCGTGCCGCCCTCGGTGAGCACGAAGAACCTCGTGCTCGAACCCGGCGACGCCGCCCTCGACGGACTGCTCAGCCGCGCCGGCGACGGCCTCTACGTCACCGACGTGGCGGGCCTGCACTCCGGCGTCAACCCCGTCTCCGGCACCTTCTCGGTGGGGGCCAGCGGCCGCCTGATCGAGGGCGGTGAGCTGGGCGCGCCGGTGCGCGAGATCACCATCGCGAGCGACCTCGTGTCCATGCTGCGCTCCGTCCAGGCGGTCGGGTCCGACACCCGTTGGGTGCCCTTCGGCGGCAGCGTCAAGGCCGCTCCGCTGCTGCTCGGCGAGATGTCGGTCTCGGGCGCATAAGCGGCGGAAACACGCACTTTCCGGGGTTCCACGGGCCCGAAACCCGCATTCCAAGCGGAGTTCGTCCGTCAGCACTGTTAGCTTCGGGCCCTTCGGTAACCCCCGTTAGGAGGAGAAGGTGACGAAAGCCGAGTTCGTTGATCAGGTCGCGTCCAACTCGGGCCTGGGCAAGGGCGACGCCACCAAGGCCGTCGACGCCGTGCTCAACACGATCGAGGAGACGCTCGCACGGGGCGGTGAGATCAGCTTCACCGGCTTCGGCAAGTTCTCCGTGGCCCAGCGGGGTGCACGCCAGGGCGTGAACCCGCAGACCGGGGAGAAGATCCAGATCGCGGCCAGCCAGGTCCCGAAGTTCTCCGCCGGCAGCGCGCTGAAGAAGCGCGTCAAGGGCGGCTGAACCCAACCCCGTTCCCGGACCGTCTGGCTGCGCTGGTTGAGGATCGGCGCAGCCAGATCGTCCTCGGTCTCGACCCCGACCCCGCCGCGCTCTGGCCCGCAGCGGTCCAGGCGGCGGGGGACGGGCCGGGTGATGTCCGCGAGCGCACGGCCGCGGCGGTCGCCGCCCATTGCCGCGCCGCCATCGAGGCGGCGGGGGCGGCCTGCGTGGCGGTCAAGCCGCAGCTGGCGTGCTTCGAGCGGCTCGGGGCGCCCGGCTGGGCGGCGCTGGAGCAGACGGTCGCGGCGGCGCACGAGCACGGGCTGCTCGTGATCGCCGACGGCAAGCGCGCTGACGTCCCGGTCACGGCTCGCGCCTACGGGCAGGCGCTCGTGGGGGAGGTCGAGGGGCCGTTCGGCATGGTCGGGGGCCTGGATGCGGACGCCTTCACGGCCAACCCGCTGCTGGGGCGCGACTCGCTCGAGCCGCTGCTCGACGCGGCGCAGCTCGCGGGCGCGGGGATCTTCTGCCTGGTGCGCACCTCCAACCCCGGCGCGGCTGACGTGCAGGATCTCGACGCGGGCGGGCAGCCGGTGCACGAGCGGCTCGCCCGGATGGTCGCGGAGCTCGGGGCGCCGAGCGTGGGGCACAGCGGCCTCTCGGCCGTGGGCGCGGTCACCGGCGCCACCCGGCCGGAGCTGCTCGCCCGGCTGCGCCGGCTCATGCCCCACGCGGTCTTCCTGCTGCCGGGCGTCGGGGCCCAGGGCGGCACCGTCGACGCACTGGCGCCGGCATTCGCGCCGCATCCGGCCGCCGGGCTGGTGGCGGCGTCGCGCTCCATCGTCGGCGCCGCGGCGCGGCGCGGCGGCCATCCGGCGGAGGCCGCGGCCGACGCGGCCGAGCAGCTCCGCGCGGCGGCCTGGGCGCTGTCGGTGCGCGGCTGACCCGCTGGCGCCACGGGTACCATCGAGCCGCCATGGAGGAACGCTCCCGCAACCCGCTGCGCCTGCTCGCGCCCGTCGCGCTGGCCCTCTTCGTGCTCGCGTTCGTCGTGGTGCTCACCAGCGCCGACGTCGGGGGCGGAGGCGGCGATGACGCCACGGACGCGCGCCAGTCCGAGGAGCGCGACCTCGGCGGCACGGCGGAGGAGGAGCAGACGGGCACCGCCGAGAACGCGAGCGAGGAGGACGAGGGCCTCCCCGACGACGTCTATGTCGTGAAGGAGGGGGACACGCTCGGCGCGATCTCGGAGACCGTGGGGATCAGCGTGGAGCAGCTGCAGGAGCTCAACCCCGACCTCGACCCCCAGGCGCTCGTCTCGGGCCAACAGATCAAGCTCCGAGAGTGACCGCCGCCAGGACCTTCCTTCCGGCGCTCCTGGCCCTCGCGCTTCTCCTCCCATCCGCCGCTCACGGCCAGTTGCGCGAGCCTGGCGTGGACGCGGACGCCGCGATCGTGGTGGACGGAGGCACCGGCGAGGTCCTGTTCGAGAAGGAGCCCGGCGAGCGCCGCTCCATCGCCAGCGCCACCAAGCTCATGACCGCGCTGCTCGTGCTGGAGCGAGCCGAGCCGGACGCCGTGTTCGATGCCGCGGACTACGACGCCGCCGCGGTGGAGTCCCAGATCGGGCTGCGCCGCGGCGAGCGGATGGTGGTGGCCGACCTGTTCGAGGCGCTCATGCTCGAGAGCGCCAACGACGCCGCGGTCACGCTGGCCGAGGGCATCGCCGGCTCGAGCAGGGAGTTCGTGGACGAGATGAACTCGCGCGCCCGCGAGCTCGGCCTCGACGACACGCGCTACGTGGACCCCATCGGCCTCGACGAGGACAATCGCTCGAGCGCCGAGGATCTCGCCACCCTCACCCGGCTGCTGCTGGAGAACGAGACCTTCGCCGAGGTGGTGGACCAGCCCACCGCCGTGCTCGAGACGGGGGCCCGTCGCCGGGTGGTGCGCAACCGCAACCGGCTCGTGGCCCGGCACCCGTTCGTGGACGGCGTGAAGACCGGGCACACCCGGCGGGCGGGGTACGTGCTCGTGGGCTCGGCCAGCGGGCGCGGCAAACAGGTCGTGAGCGTCGTGCTCGGGGAGCCCAGCGAGGC
Protein-coding regions in this window:
- a CDS encoding TldD/PmbA family protein, whose protein sequence is MTVTNTDLAAAAQRALAAAAAAGADEAEAWCEESTSRQIRAYDGAVESLSDAGARGLGLRVFVGARAGYAYGTDLTGDGMDGLALAAVGAARVADEDEHAGLPEELGTTEVGGLSSPALADWSTERKVELALEVERAARAHAGVSQVEDSVYADSEGRVALANSRGFAAGYEATAAWAYCSAFAGEGADLMTGLGVGLARDPGGLDPAAIGDEAAERALSLMGARQPESRRCPVVLDAFVAASFLGFIGGMVSADAVQRGRSLFADKEGEEIAAPELRLADDATDPGGLESAPFDGEGAPARRTALIEDGRLVSFLFDARTARKAGRASTGSAGRGSYRVPPSVSTKNLVLEPGDAALDGLLSRAGDGLYVTDVAGLHSGVNPVSGTFSVGASGRLIEGGELGAPVREITIASDLVSMLRSVQAVGSDTRWVPFGGSVKAAPLLLGEMSVSGA
- a CDS encoding HU family DNA-binding protein — its product is MTKAEFVDQVASNSGLGKGDATKAVDAVLNTIEETLARGGEISFTGFGKFSVAQRGARQGVNPQTGEKIQIAASQVPKFSAGSALKKRVKGG
- the pyrF gene encoding orotidine-5'-phosphate decarboxylase — translated: MAALVEDRRSQIVLGLDPDPAALWPAAVQAAGDGPGDVRERTAAAVAAHCRAAIEAAGAACVAVKPQLACFERLGAPGWAALEQTVAAAHEHGLLVIADGKRADVPVTARAYGQALVGEVEGPFGMVGGLDADAFTANPLLGRDSLEPLLDAAQLAGAGIFCLVRTSNPGAADVQDLDAGGQPVHERLARMVAELGAPSVGHSGLSAVGAVTGATRPELLARLRRLMPHAVFLLPGVGAQGGTVDALAPAFAPHPAAGLVAASRSIVGAAARRGGHPAEAAADAAEQLRAAAWALSVRG
- a CDS encoding LysM domain-containing protein, whose product is MEERSRNPLRLLAPVALALFVLAFVVVLTSADVGGGGGDDATDARQSEERDLGGTAEEEQTGTAENASEEDEGLPDDVYVVKEGDTLGAISETVGISVEQLQELNPDLDPQALVSGQQIKLRE
- a CDS encoding D-alanyl-D-alanine carboxypeptidase family protein is translated as MTAARTFLPALLALALLLPSAAHGQLREPGVDADAAIVVDGGTGEVLFEKEPGERRSIASATKLMTALLVLERAEPDAVFDAADYDAAAVESQIGLRRGERMVVADLFEALMLESANDAAVTLAEGIAGSSREFVDEMNSRARELGLDDTRYVDPIGLDEDNRSSAEDLATLTRLLLENETFAEVVDQPTAVLETGARRRVVRNRNRLVARHPFVDGVKTGHTRRAGYVLVGSASGRGKQVVSVVLGEPSEAARDEDSLALLRYGIDQYRRVPALRAGRVVDRTDVRFFDDAEAALVTLKDVALTVRRGEEVRTVVDAPEELEGPLPAGERVGTVAVVYRGEVVRRTALVTAAEVPGAGTVRRLTAVLGVALTLLAILAMALVSMLVALRIRAVRRRRASA